Proteins encoded in a region of the Spirochaetota bacterium genome:
- a CDS encoding isocitrate lyase/phosphoenolpyruvate mutase family protein, protein MSKATILRDLFKRDGFFKIVGAHNGLTARLVELAGFEGIWASSLEVSASHAVPDANILTMIDYLNAAIDMNEAVSIPIVVDVDQGYGNSTNVIHMVKKFEAAGIAGIVMEDKLFPKQNSLLADGRQELASIAEFVGKVMAAKNAQISKDFMVIARTEALIAGWGQEEAMKRARAYVDAGADGIMIHSKKDTPDEILEFVNAWDCDVPLVIVPTNYHSFTEDKIKNYPKIKMVIYANHVIRSAVTAIKETLREIKKTGGIDTVSPKLIPISELFELQGTTDMKENEKRFLMSGKEKINVIIPAAGAPLDPKLREVILKDTPVCMLDVNGKSILQRNVEILNSLGISSINVVVGYNSNKINIEGINKIMNTNFEETGVLDSIMCAEEQMDGKTLIIYSDILFEKRILEGLIKKDDDIVLVIDSSYKERKIDESKLLDLVIAKDDPAKGERILKLEEDNEIIKIGQDIPKDKANFEFVGIALFSKKGIGILKKFCNETKNLNKGFKKSDLGDFNRIIQKIIDEGNKVSCFEVHKGWTEVHTFEDYKMVSSIHSSRD, encoded by the coding sequence ATGTCAAAAGCAACGATATTAAGAGATTTATTTAAAAGAGATGGATTTTTTAAGATAGTTGGAGCCCATAATGGGCTAACTGCAAGACTTGTAGAATTGGCAGGATTCGAAGGGATATGGGCGTCTTCATTAGAAGTATCTGCATCACATGCTGTGCCAGACGCAAATATTCTTACTATGATAGATTATCTTAATGCAGCCATTGATATGAATGAAGCAGTTTCTATCCCAATTGTTGTTGATGTTGATCAAGGCTACGGCAATTCAACAAATGTTATACATATGGTTAAGAAATTCGAGGCAGCAGGCATTGCCGGAATTGTTATGGAAGATAAATTATTCCCAAAACAAAACAGCTTATTAGCTGATGGGAGGCAGGAGTTAGCCTCTATCGCAGAATTTGTTGGGAAGGTAATGGCAGCTAAAAATGCTCAAATATCAAAAGACTTTATGGTTATTGCAAGAACAGAGGCTTTAATTGCCGGATGGGGACAGGAAGAAGCAATGAAAAGAGCAAGGGCTTATGTTGATGCTGGAGCTGATGGGATTATGATACATTCAAAAAAAGATACTCCAGATGAAATATTAGAATTTGTTAATGCTTGGGATTGCGATGTGCCCTTAGTGATTGTGCCGACTAATTATCATTCTTTTACAGAGGATAAGATAAAGAACTACCCAAAGATTAAGATGGTTATTTATGCTAATCATGTGATTAGGTCAGCTGTAACGGCTATAAAAGAGACCTTAAGAGAAATTAAAAAAACTGGTGGGATAGATACTGTAAGTCCCAAATTGATACCAATAAGCGAATTGTTTGAGTTACAGGGGACAACGGATATGAAAGAAAACGAAAAAAGATTCTTGATGAGTGGCAAGGAAAAAATAAATGTTATCATTCCAGCAGCGGGCGCTCCTCTTGATCCTAAGTTGAGAGAGGTTATATTAAAGGATACTCCTGTTTGTATGCTTGATGTCAATGGCAAATCAATATTGCAAAGAAATGTCGAGATACTGAATTCACTTGGAATTAGTAGTATAAATGTTGTTGTTGGGTACAATAGCAATAAGATCAATATAGAAGGAATTAACAAGATTATGAACACAAACTTTGAAGAGACTGGAGTCTTGGATTCGATAATGTGTGCTGAAGAACAGATGGATGGGAAGACTCTTATTATTTATTCTGATATATTATTTGAAAAAAGGATTTTAGAGGGACTAATAAAAAAAGACGATGATATTGTATTAGTTATTGATTCTTCATATAAAGAAAGGAAGATTGATGAAAGTAAGTTATTGGACTTAGTTATTGCAAAGGATGATCCAGCTAAAGGAGAAAGAATACTAAAACTTGAGGAAGACAATGAAATAATAAAAATTGGTCAAGATATACCTAAAGATAAGGCAAACTTCGAATTCGTTGGAATTGCATTATTTAGCAAAAAGGGGATAGGAATATTAAAAAAGTTTTGCAATGAGACAAAAAATCTTAATAAAGGATTTAAAAAATCTGATTTAGGTGATTTTAATAGGATTATACAAAAAATAATAGATGAGGGCAATAAAGTAAGCTGCTTTGAGGTACATAAAGGATGGACGGAGGTGCATACTTTTGAAGATTATAAGATGGTAAGCTCAATTCATTCAAGCAGGGATTAA